A single genomic interval of Tursiops truncatus isolate mTurTru1 chromosome 1, mTurTru1.mat.Y, whole genome shotgun sequence harbors:
- the PUSL1 gene encoding tRNA pseudouridine synthase-like 1 isoform X10 — MGAGSVRARYLVYFQYLGTDFNGVAAVRGAQHAIGVQNYLEEAAERLNSVVPVKFTISSRTDAGVHALSNAAHLDVQRRSGRPPFSPEVLTQALNTHLRHPAIRVLQAFRVPSHFHARHAATSRTYLYRLATGCHRPDQLPVFERNRCWALRADCLDVAAMREAAQHLLGTHDFRAFQSAGSPATSPVRTLRRASVSPDPASSPFVLPEESRRLRFWSLEFESQSFLYRQVRRMTSVLVAVGLGALMPAQVKMILESQDPLGRHQSRVAPAHGLFLKAVLYEGFG, encoded by the exons ATGGGCGCGGGCTCAGTGCGGGCGCGCTACCTCGTGTACTTCCAGTACTTGGGCACGGACTTTAA CGGGGTCGCGGCAGTCAGGGGCGCCCAGCACGCCATCGGAGTCCAGAACTACCTGGAG gaggccgcagagcggctgaaCTCGGTGGTGCCGGTGAAGTTCACTATCTCCAGCCGCACGGATGCTGGGGTCCATGCCCTGAGCAACGCGGCGCACCTGGACGTCCAGCGCCGCTCAGGCCGGCCCCCCTTCTCCCCTGAAGTCCTGACGCAAGCCCTCAACACCCACCTGAGGCACCCGGCCATCCG GGTACTGCAGGCCTTCCGTGTGCCCAGCCACTTCCATGCCCGCCACGCAGCCACGTCCAGGACCTACCTGTACCGTCTGGCTACTGGCTGCCACAGGCCTGACCAGCTGCCCGTGTTTGAACGAAACCGGTGCTGGGCGCTTCGGGCTGA CTGCTTGGACGTCGCTGCCATGCGGGAGGCCGCCCAGCACCTCCTGGGGACACATGATTTCAGGGCCTTCCAGTCGGCTGGCAGCCCGGCCACCAGCCCGGTGCGCACCCTGCGCCGAGCCTCCGTGTCCCCCGACCCTGCCAGCAGCCCCTTTGTCCTCCCCGAGGAGAGCAG ACGGTTGCGGTTCTGGAGCCTGGAGTTTGAGAGCCAGTCCTTCCTATACAGACAG GTGCGGAGAATGACATCTGTGCTGGTGGCCGTGGGGCTGGGGGCTTTGATGCCTGCTCAGGTGAAGATGATTCTGGAGAGCCAGGACCCCCTGGGCAGGCACCAGAGCCGTGTGGCTCCCGCCCACGGCTTGTTCCTGAAGGCGGTGCTCTACGAGGGCTTCG GATGA
- the PUSL1 gene encoding tRNA pseudouridine synthase-like 1 isoform X12: MGAGSVRARYLVYFQYLGTDFNGVAAVRGAQHAIGVQNYLEEAAERLNSVVPVKFTISSRTDAGVHALSNAAHLDVQRRSGRPPFSPEVLTQALNTHLRHPAIRVLQAFRVPSHFHARHAATSRTYLYRLATGCHRPDQLPVFERNRCWALRADCLDVAAMREAAQHLLGTHDFRAFQSAGSPATSPVRTLRRASVSPDPASSPFVLPEESRVLPGWGAEGREGCLTCQSSLPRGWIPAVGEKTPLGEKHQASDGCGSGAWSLRASPSYTDRCGE, encoded by the exons ATGGGCGCGGGCTCAGTGCGGGCGCGCTACCTCGTGTACTTCCAGTACTTGGGCACGGACTTTAA CGGGGTCGCGGCAGTCAGGGGCGCCCAGCACGCCATCGGAGTCCAGAACTACCTGGAG gaggccgcagagcggctgaaCTCGGTGGTGCCGGTGAAGTTCACTATCTCCAGCCGCACGGATGCTGGGGTCCATGCCCTGAGCAACGCGGCGCACCTGGACGTCCAGCGCCGCTCAGGCCGGCCCCCCTTCTCCCCTGAAGTCCTGACGCAAGCCCTCAACACCCACCTGAGGCACCCGGCCATCCG GGTACTGCAGGCCTTCCGTGTGCCCAGCCACTTCCATGCCCGCCACGCAGCCACGTCCAGGACCTACCTGTACCGTCTGGCTACTGGCTGCCACAGGCCTGACCAGCTGCCCGTGTTTGAACGAAACCGGTGCTGGGCGCTTCGGGCTGA CTGCTTGGACGTCGCTGCCATGCGGGAGGCCGCCCAGCACCTCCTGGGGACACATGATTTCAGGGCCTTCCAGTCGGCTGGCAGCCCGGCCACCAGCCCGGTGCGCACCCTGCGCCGAGCCTCCGTGTCCCCCGACCCTGCCAGCAGCCCCTTTGTCCTCCCCGAGGAGAGCAG GGTCCTGCCAGgctggggggcagagggcagagaaggCTGCCTAACCTGCCAGAGCTCACTGCCTCGTGGATGGATCCCGGCGGTCGGTGAAAAGACTCCACTGGGGGAGAAGCACCAAGCCAGTG ACGGTTGCGGTTCTGGAGCCTGGAGTTTGAGAGCCAGTCCTTCCTATACAGACAG GTGCGGAGAATGA
- the PUSL1 gene encoding tRNA pseudouridine synthase-like 1 isoform X11 — MGAGSVRARYLVYFQYLGTDFNGVAAVRGAQHAIGVQNYLEEAAERLNSVVPVKFTISSRTDAGVHALSNAAHLDVQRRSGRPPFSPEVLTQALNTHLRHPAIRVLQAFRVPSHFHARHAATSRTYLYRLATGCHRPDQLPVFERNRCWALRADCLDVAAMREAAQHLLGTHDFRAFQSAGSPATSPVRTLRRASVSPDPASSPFVLPEESRVLPGWGAEGREGCLTCQSSLPRGWIPAVGEKTPLGEKHQASGSFGPRLAGGWFHCPQHWPRGLWPDRSY; from the exons ATGGGCGCGGGCTCAGTGCGGGCGCGCTACCTCGTGTACTTCCAGTACTTGGGCACGGACTTTAA CGGGGTCGCGGCAGTCAGGGGCGCCCAGCACGCCATCGGAGTCCAGAACTACCTGGAG gaggccgcagagcggctgaaCTCGGTGGTGCCGGTGAAGTTCACTATCTCCAGCCGCACGGATGCTGGGGTCCATGCCCTGAGCAACGCGGCGCACCTGGACGTCCAGCGCCGCTCAGGCCGGCCCCCCTTCTCCCCTGAAGTCCTGACGCAAGCCCTCAACACCCACCTGAGGCACCCGGCCATCCG GGTACTGCAGGCCTTCCGTGTGCCCAGCCACTTCCATGCCCGCCACGCAGCCACGTCCAGGACCTACCTGTACCGTCTGGCTACTGGCTGCCACAGGCCTGACCAGCTGCCCGTGTTTGAACGAAACCGGTGCTGGGCGCTTCGGGCTGA CTGCTTGGACGTCGCTGCCATGCGGGAGGCCGCCCAGCACCTCCTGGGGACACATGATTTCAGGGCCTTCCAGTCGGCTGGCAGCCCGGCCACCAGCCCGGTGCGCACCCTGCGCCGAGCCTCCGTGTCCCCCGACCCTGCCAGCAGCCCCTTTGTCCTCCCCGAGGAGAGCAG GGTCCTGCCAGgctggggggcagagggcagagaaggCTGCCTAACCTGCCAGAGCTCACTGCCTCGTGGATGGATCCCGGCGGTCGGTGAAAAGACTCCACTGGGGGAGAAGCACCAAGCCAGTGGTTCGTTCGGGCCCAGGCTGGCAGGGGGTTGGTTCCACTGCCCCCAGCACTGGCCCAGGGGCCTCTGGCCAGACCGCAGCTACTGA